DNA from Rhinolophus sinicus isolate RSC01 linkage group LG16, ASM3656204v1, whole genome shotgun sequence:
CCCATTTTATCAATGAGGCAAGTGACACTCTGAGATGCCATCTTAAAAGGGAGGTCTTATGGGAAAGTGAAACATCAGCCAACATGACCAATCAAAGGACGGGGGACCTTCTGGGCTTTTCTCATCACCTTGCATAGATGGTGGATACCCCTCACTAATCGTGTGTTTAAAATCCCAAGAAACATCCTCCTTGCCCCAAGGCCATCAACATGCCCCACCTCTCCCTTAGGGCCCAGGGGATGCAGGATTCTGGACAAGACCTCAGCGATGAGAAGGGACGGCTGCAGGGTGGGGGACTGCTCAGACCTGCCCCATGTCGAAAGTGCAGGGCCAGCACTGCAGGATAAAATTTGAAAGACATCAGGAAAAGTGGTGTTGGCCCTGTGGAGAAAACGAATCTTCAGCAAAGACACCTGAATTCCATTTTTCTGTCCCAGCCTGTCTCTTCTTGAATATGGACACTTGTTGCAAAAGAATGAGCCTCGGGCAGCTGGTTTGCCCAGTGGtcagagctcagtgctcataacaccaaggtcgccggttcgattcccacatgggccagtgagctgtgccctccacaactagattgaaaaacaacaacttgccatggaactgatgggtcctggaaaacacacacgctgttccccaatattccccaaaaaaaaaaaaaaaaaaatttaaaccaatGTCTTTCATGTTTAACAGAGCAcctgtctaaaaaaaaaaagaaaaagaatatgagcCTCCCACCCAGACAAAGTGAATGAACTGTTGTTTATTAGACTGAGTCCCTGATCCCTATCTGTCAGAGCTGGGTGGGACCCTAGATATAGAATCCCTTCATTAgtgagatggggaaactgaagctggGAGAGACGGGGTGCCTGCAGGGAGCAGTCCTCACTCCCCTTGAAATCCCCCTCTTCTCTGGGCCAGTGACCTCTGGAGGCCTGGGAACACTGATGGGAGTTCTGTAAGCACTCAGCCTGGGCTCCCACACCACGGGAGGCCAGCTTCATTTCCTCCCAGCGTCCTCCACCCAGCACGCCTACCCCTCCCATAGCAGCCTACCCCTCGGACCTGCCCCAGAGCCAAACACAGGACCTCACTTAATCCCAATTATGTAATGTGCAATTCAACGGTTGGCCAAGGAGGAGGTCCTAGAGCCACACCCAGGAGTGGGGGCAAAAGACCCGGTTGAGTCAGGGCCACAGACCAGGCTGGGCCTCTGCCTGCAGGAGTCCCCACTCCTCCAGCCTCACCCAGCATCATGAGTGGCCGAGTTGGAGACCTGAGCCCCAAGCAGGCAGAGACCCTGGCCAAGGTGAGAGCCCCTTCCCCTGGAGCTCCAGGGAAAAGGGCTGAGGGGcagagggggtggtggtggctgcaACCCTGCCCCACTCTGTTGTTTCATAGTGTCCTTGACATTGTCTCTTTGCTGTCACCTCCCCCAAGGTCAGGTCTCACAGTGCCCAGTGTCATCAGCCCTGTCCCAGAAGGGGTTGAGGGAACAATCAATAGCGTGGGTTCCAGATCAAGCCTGACTTCTTCTCATTCAGAAGTCAGATTCAGAGAGTTTTATTTGGCAGCTGCCAACCCCCCAGGCCCCTTAGGAGAGAGCTTAAGGATGCTAATGGTCTGCCCTCTGACTGTTCCCTCTTCTTCGCCAGGACCCTGAAAAACGACTTGTCTGTAAGAGCCAGAGAGACAGGGCAGGATGTACCATCTTCACAGTCAATGGGGAAGAGGACCCATGGTCCTTAACCATGTTTTTGTAGAAAATGGGATGAAAAACAGGTAGAAGCCTTGGTGGgctgacacattaaaaaaaaaaaaaaaaaacttagactACAGTACAGTAGTCGCCCCCTTATCCTCAGCTTTACTTTTGAGGCTTCAACTACAGtctgaaaatacaaaatgcacatcaactgcagtctgaaaatataaaatgaaaaattccagaaatacacaatttgtaaatgttaaattgcatgccattctgagtggCATAATGAAATCCTCGCCTTCCCACTCTGTCCTGTCCAGGacatgaattatccctttgtccagtgtatccacactgtaGAAGCTGTCTGCCCGTTAGTCACTCAGTATTGTATCAGCTATCAGATCGGTTATCAGAGAGAAAGAGCGAGACCACAATCGCGtaacttttgttacagtatattataattgttctattttggtacagtatattataattgttctattattattgttaatctcttctTGTGTCTAAATCATaaataaactttatcataggtatgtatgtataggaaaaaaaacttggtatacgaggtctgacaattaagttttcgAACTTGTTATAACAATGTTGTTAACcatttttgctatcagagggattattcattatgaatttgtaccaactgaacaaacagttaaccaagtttactatttggaagtgctgaaaaggctgcgtgaaaaagttagacgacctaaacttttcaccaacaattcatggctcttgcatcacgacaatgcaccagctcacccggcactgtctgtgagggagtttttaaccagtaaacaaataactgtattggaacaccctctctcctcacctgatctggcccccaatgacttctttctttacccaaagataaaggaaatattgaaaggaagacattttgatgccattcaggacatcaagggtaatatgatgacggctctgatggtcattccagaaagttccaaatttgctttcaagggtgaactaggctctggcatcagtgtatagcttcccaaggggagtacttcgaaggtaaccatagtaatattcagtgatgaagtatgtagcactttttctaggatgagtttatgaacttaattgtcagagctcatatatagggttcagtatgcatggtttcaagcatccactgggggtcttggagcgtatccccacagataagggggaaaTACAATACACCCATCCTCCAATCCACTTACCCACCCACCCATTTATACTTTCTTCCATTTATCCTCCCTTCCATTTAtcttcccatccccacccacacATCTATCTATTCCTCCTTCTATCCATTCACCCACAAAtctctccttccttctattcacCCACCCATCTCTCCTCTCCATCCACCCATTCAttgatttctccttctttttttcccattcacccacccactcatccatccattctttcTATCCATTTACTCACCCATCTAACGTTCCTTCCATTCACCTACCCATCCAATGAGCTATGTCTCCTCCTATTCATCTGCCCACCCATCCTTCCATCATCTTGGGCCAGAGGCCTGCGGAAGGGAAGGATGGAGGAGGAAAACAATCACTAAGTCTAAGGATCAAGGCTCAGTGTGAAAACCACTTTAACCAGCATCTCTCTTCCCAGTTTCGAGAAAATATCCAGGATGTGCTGCCCGCCCTGCCCAACCCTGATGATTATTTCCTTCTGCGTTGGCTCCGAGGTGAGGGCTGAGGTGGGAGAGCTCAGGGTGAGGGAACAGTGAGAGGGGACTGGTCCCACCTGTTCCAGGTCTACTCATGGCTCTCGGGAATCCAATCATACCATCTTGTTCCACACACCCAGgtccaggagaggggagggggcaggaaagAATGTCCCACCCAGGCTCCCAGTGCCCTCCATAGCTCCCACTGCCCAGGACCAGGACGAGGGAACTGCAAGGCAGCCTCTTTCCTACCTCCCAccttctttccatcttcccacAGCTCGGAATTTTGACCTGCAGAAATCGGAAGCCATGCTCCGCAAGGTGAGACACATCCCCCTGAGATTTGGGGAGGGGCTTTGTGGGAGCAATCCATGCCTTGAGCCCCTGCTCCACCCCCTCCTCAGGGGTGCTGGGAGCCCAGTGGGGCCTTACGACTCATCTCCTTTTCAGTACATGGAGTTCCGGAAAACCATGGACATTGACCACATCCTTGACTGGCAGCCCCCAGAGGTGAGCCaacagccccccacacacacacacacacacaacccagtCTTCCAGACATACCCCCCAAGCAGCCTCTGGGTTACTGGggaccagtcagcctgagaggcCTGAGGAACCCCCAGGCCTGCAGGTACCTCTCCTGTAAAAATTTTGAGTAGTTTCTGGGGGCTTATGAGGTCCAGACCTGGGTTGACTTTAACTTCATGAgcttatttaatcatcacaacccTGTAAGGTGGGTATTATTGTCCCTattgtatagatgaggacactgaggcccatcAAAGTTTATGCAAAGTTCCACAGTCCCAAAGCCCCCTGAGCTCAGACCTGTCTGTCCCCTGAACCCGGGATCTATACCACCACAGTGAGAGTGTGTTTCTGCGCCCTCATCTCTAGGGCCTTGCTCAAATCATCTTTCCTGGGTGGGAAGGAAACTTAGCCCACCAAGACACTACGGAGGACAGTCCCATCACTGGCGTCCTAGTAAAGGAATGGTCATAGCTTCATTGGTGGAGCATAGGCTCTAGCCAGGAGCTGTGCTTTGCCAACATGGTCTTGGGGACTTTCCACAACAGTCCTGTGAGGGAGgaattttccaaagcatttcacagaagagatgggatggggctcagagaggtggtgTCACTTGTTCAAGGATGCACAGCAGGGAAGCAGTAGTGTTTGTATTTGAACCAGGTCTGTTGACCTTCAGAATCCATATTTTCCATCACTAAGCCCAACTCCTTTCCATGGAAACGGACATGGGAGAGGTTGGGGGAAGAACTAAGGAGCCCAGAGGTCTCGGGCAGGCCTGGCTTTACTGTGTACACACATACCTGCTGTGAACAAAGTCCTCCCCTGCAGGCCCCTCAGCTTTCTCACCTGGACAATAGTGCCGCCCTCCACAGGAGAGACAGGGCTTTACCTGGTGCGTTAGGCTCAGGCCGCCCTGGTCAGCCCGGTCTGGGGGCTCTCCAAGGAGGAGCATCATGCCAAGTTCCATGTATCTTTCCATGCCTAGGTGATCCAGAAGTACATGCCTGGGGGCCTGTGCGGTTATGACCGTGACGGCTGCCCCGTGTGGTATGACATCATCGGGCCTCTTGACCCCAAGGGCCTGCTCTTTTCAGTTACCAAGCAGGACCTGCTCAAGACCAAGATGAGGGACTGCGAGCGCATCCTGCAGGAGTGTGACCTGCAGACGGAGCGGGTGAGGCCCAGGATGAGTGGGGGcgtggctgggggcaggggagcttGCCAGAGCACCTGTTCTCTCTACTGTCACGGTCAGAGGGCTCTGGGATCAaataccagctctgccacttcccagctgtgcaGACTTGGAGAGTCACCTTGCCTCAtgagcctgtttcttcacctACAAAACAGGGGTAATAAATAATGGTTGCAAAGATTAAGAGATAATGCAAGAATATGGCCTAGCACACAGGGCCTAACGTATTTCTCAATGATGCTAGTTATCCTTATTCCCATGTAGTCTTTGACCTGCTAGCCCTTCTGTCTGGATAACTATACTCCCAACGCACACACATGCCTCCCATCCATCTCCTCTTTATGCTTCAGGTTTCAAATTTAGATGTCATCTTCTCTGTGGCCCTTGTCTGAGTAAACATGTATTCCCACAGCTCACATGTTGTCCCATCCTAGCAGTTATTCAGGACTGTGGTGACCTGGTTGCTTGTCAGTCTCCCCAGCCAGACTGTGTACAAGCACTCTTTGAGGACAAGAAGTACAAAGTATTGAACATTATATGTTATACTGTCAGTATCTGGTACaaaataggtgcttaataaataacaGTTGAacaaatggagggagggaggaatgaatgaatttatggCAGTGTGAATGGATGGATAGGTGAAGGGATGGGTCAATTAatggaaagatggatggatggatggatggatggatggatggatggatggatggacaaatggacAGACAAATGGATGGATGATAAATGGataatggatgatggatggatggtggatggacaGGTGGGTTAATGTCTTCACTGTTTTGTCCACTCTTTCTTGGAGAAACCCTGAGGGGTCATGTGCTAGGGTCACCATGGCCCAAGTTCTGAGCCTGCACCTGAACCTTGGGACTGATTCTTGCTCTCATGCTCACAGCTGGGCAGGAAGATTGAAACCATTGTGATGATATTTGACTGTGAGGGCCTGGGGTTGAAGCACTTCTGGAAACCTCTGGTGGAACTGTACCAGGAGGTAAGGAGAAAGCTCCAGGCACCCCCTCCTTGCTTTAATGACCAGCTCGGCATGCTGTGACCTGGCTGCTTCCTCACAGACAAGATTTAGTAAAAGTAAAAGGTCACTGTGACTCAGGAGCCAAAGATGATATGTTTCCTAGACCCCAGGGACAATCTGTATTGAGACCATAGGGGCCAGCTTCCAGCAAACCCTTCACAGGGTCATCCCTAAGTCTGTGATTTGAGCAAGTTATGGGGAGTACCAATAGTTCGTACTTCAAAGGGATATAGAGATACTTCATTGAGTTGATAGGTAAACTGTATGCATAGAGCTCGGCAAATAGTGAACATTTAATAAACAgtagtcattattattactataatgtctactctaaaaataattattatgtaattattattaggGTGTTGTTACAATAGTCTGAGGTGAGAAGGTCTCCTCTTGGTGCCACtggaggtgatggaaggaggggaAACACTCCACAGCCCTCTGAACCCTGCAAAAAGGAGACTGCAAAGGCGATGGGGGTAGGAGAAGATGCGGAGTGGGCCCTAATGGGATATTTCTTGGTTCCACAGTTCTTTGGCCTCCTTGAAGAGAATTATCCAGAGACCCTGAAGTCCATGCTCATTGTGAAAGGTGTGTAGCAAGTGACTTCACTtccctgtgcctctgtttcctcatctgttccCTGGGGATGATAATCGTGCCTTCTTCCCTGGGTAGTGGGAGGCAGATTGTTTGGTGGCTACATGCAAATCACTTAGAGTGCCTGGAACAGAGTAAGTGCTCCATGAATGGTAACTTCTATGGTTGGCCTTACTACAAGAGGAGGCATCTCCAACCCCAGCTCTTCCATGAATGCCCCCTCACGTCTCCTGCCAGATTGATCTCTCCCTCCCCAAACTATCTCTGGCACTGGTGGCTGGTACATCCCAGACTAGCCTTTTCTGTCTGCTGCCTTCTGGGGACCACCAGTTGTCTTGTGTGTGTTCATCCTATTTCCCTTTCTGGGTTGTCTACTCCTTGAAGCCAGGGTCTCTGATTCTCCACTTTTGTTGTATCCCTCACAGGCCTGGAGCCATGTGGATGCTCATTGGGTATTTGGATGGTTGTtgtttgggtgggtgggtgtttGATGGTTGGCTGGTTGATTAGTTGTTTAGTTGGTTGTCTAGTTGTCCAGCCAGTTGGTTAGCTGGCTAGTTGACTGACTGGTGGTGGTTGGTTAGATAGTTGAATGGTTGGATAGTTGTTGGCTTGTTTGATTGATTGAGTGAGTAGTTGGCATTTTgattgggtgggtgggtgagtggctAGTTGGCAGATTGGTTCATTGGCTGGCTGGTTTGTTATTTAGCTTGATCTTGGATATTTGGCTGTTGATCGTTTGAATGGTTCGTTGCTTGGAGGGAGCAGTTGGTTTGGCAGTTAGCAGACTGTCTAACTGGCTGATTGGTTTGCTGATCGGCTGATGTGTTGATTGGTTGTTTGACTATTTGATAGGTTGGCTGAATGATTGGTAGGCTTATTTGTGCGCTGATTAGAAGATGAATTGATTGGCTATTTGTTGgctggttgattggttggttgatAGATTGGATGATTGATTGGATGGTTGGTTAGTTGGCTGCTTGTTTGTTGGTTGACCAGTGACCAGTTAATCGAATGATTTGTCAGGTGGAGGGCATTGGAATTTGCCAAGGTAATTCATGATTCCTCCATGTTGTTGGCTATGACTATTAAAGAGAGAATGGCccaatggaattattttctcccCATCATCTTTGTTTATATCTCTCCAGCCACCAAACTCTTCCCTGTGGGCTACAACCTCATGAAGCCATTCCTGAGTGAGGACACTCGTAGAAAAATTATAGTGCTGGGAAGTAAGTAGTTCCACTTCCCTCCCTTGACCTCTGGGCATGAGCTTTGGAGTGAGGTTGGTCCATCACCCCGTCCAGAGATCCACATGTCACCTAGAATCAAAGGCTCCTCCCTCTCAAAAGTGAGATGGGTCTTACACTATAGAGTCTATCCAGGTACCTCTGCCTTATTCCCTGTCCTTGGTGACTAAGGCTTTTCTACACCTTCCTCCTTATTGGTTGCAGTTTGGTTGCTAGTCAGCCTCTGAGTTGTGGGCCTCACTTTCCTTTCAACACTCATGACCTCAGTACTTCTAAAGGCTATTTGGGATGaggaggatgaggaagaagagCAGGATATGGAGACATGGTTCAGAGAAGGGAGGCTCAACAAGAAGGGACTGGACACTAACGTGTCCATTTCGTGAATTACTGGGCAACCATGAAAAATGATTTGATGTCATGGGGAATgtcagtaactttttaaaaagtagattataAAGAGGCGTGAATAATATgatcttatttttgtaaaaacaaaaatatatttctagaagCAATTACAATAAAATGTTGATTTGTGGATGCCAAGAAATCAGATggtttttaagtctatttttgtatttttctgtatttcctaagTTTTTATAATAACGTATTACttttataagtagaaaatattgttatagttttaaatgatagggaaagagaaagaaatagaaaaatagttcTTAAACTCAAACCAATTACCCTGAGCTTGGAGGATAACTTCTCGCAAGCAGAATGGTCCGATCATCAAATCAGGAGATCTGAGGatctgggggctggggaggaatCTTACAAATCCAtgatttctctcccttccttagTCTCTGGCTCTGCTAAATTCTGCTGGGGTAGGGACCTGGGTGGATCACAAGGtagccccccccccaaatattGGAGCAGTATGAGTAATTACCACATTCCAGGACCAAGTCTAGGCTTCTGCCCTATTTGGTGGCACACAGGGCTCTGCATTTGGCctcagtgtgccaggcactgtgatctTCACCCTCATCCCACTGATGGTAAAGAATCTCCCATGACcatagtggggtgggggggagatagCCTGGGTTGATCATAGGGGTGGGGACATAGAGACACCCCAGGACGCAGAACTCTTAGAGCGTTGCATAGGGCACAAAGAACAGTGATGGGCATTATGTTTGTGGTGATTAGCAACTGCAGGGGGTGTCCTTTCAAAGACCCAAGGCTGTCTGCCCCCCACCAAGATGTCTGACTTGGATATGCCACTTACGCGgtcgaggtcagacaattaagtttgcgaactcatcctagaaaaagtgctacatacctcattgctgaatatcaccacagtcaccttcgaagtactccccttgggaagctatgcacttgatgccagtgcctagtgcacccttcaaagcagttttggaactctttttctggaatgaccatcagagctgtcgtcgtattacccttgatgtcctgaatgtcatcaaaatgtcttcctttcaatattgcctttatcttcgggtaaagaaagaagtcattggggaccagatcaggtgagtagggaggttgttccaatacagttatttgtttactggctaaaaactccctcacagacagtgccgggtgaactggtgcattgtcgtgatgcaacagccatgaattgttgggggaaagttcaggtcgtctatctttttcacgcagacttttcagtacttccaaatagtaaacttggttagctgtttgtctagttggtacaaattcacaatgaataatccctctgatatataaaaaGGTTAGCAGTATCATTGCAACAaggtttgcaaacttaattgtcacaccttgtaaaCACCGTGTAGCCCGTAACAAGGTCCTTGACCTAATTGTGCTTTAAAGTCTCCTTGAGACAATTAGATAACTCTCATCTTCAGTACTAATGACTGGGAGACCGTTAAAAATGTGCAAACCCATCAGCCAGAAGGAAACGTATTTCCATAGCAACAcaatgctataaaatattttctgaagccCAAGTCCTGGGAGGCCAGGAAATCGGCCCTGGCAGCCTAGCTCCGGTATGGTTTCTCCCCAAGCTCACATCCTCCTGGTGGGAACGGGGGGTGATGTGTCCTCTCCATGCCCAATAACTTTTCTTCAACCCCTCTGTCCCCAGACAACTGGAAAGAAGGTTTGCTGAAACTCATCAGTCCTGAGGAACTGCCTGCCCATTTTGGGGGGACCATGACAGACCCAGATGGGAACCCCAAATGTTTAACTAAGGTACAAGAGCCCCAAtacagggaaagggaggggagtagatctgagtttctttctcacccattcattcattccacaaatgtctGTGGAGAGACCCCTGTTAGCCCGGGGTTGAACTAAACAGTCACagccctgccctcgtggagcCCTCAGCAGCTCTGCTGAGTTTTGAACCAGAGGGGTGAGCTGCAAAAGGAAGCTCCCAAAGGAGGCCCGGACCCAGACCGGAGAGTCAGGGGATGGGGGGAACAGGATGAGCAGGACACTTCCAGGAGATGGTGCAAGTGTCTCAGGCAGGAGCAACAGCATGAAATCGCATGAACAACGCAATAGCCAGAGAAGGGGAGCAAGCCCATCCCGTCCTGTGTCCACAGATCAACTACGGTGGGGAGATCCCCAAGTCCATGTACGTGCGGGACCAGGTGAAGACGCAGTACGAGCACTCAGTGCAGATCAGCCGCGGCTCCTCTCACCAGGTGGAGTACGAGATCCTGTTCCCAGGCTGTGTCCTCAGGTAGGGACAGGTCACCGACCCACCCCTGGCTGGGGCCTAGCCCCTCAGGGGCCCCTAGAGCAATTacctgtccccttccccccacccccacacaggtGGCAGTTTGCATCAGATGGGGCCGACATCGGCTTCGGGGTTTTCCTGAAGACCAAGATGGGGGAGCGGCAGCGAGCAGGGGAGATGACGGAGGTGCTGTCCAGCCAGCGCTACAACGCCCACATGGTGCCTGAGGATGGGTCCCTCACCTGCTCGGAAGCTGGTGTCTGTAAGTCTGCCCCAGCTGGGCCTCAGTTCCAGAAGCCTGAAGTCATCCGTCCATGGTTTAGAGGTGGAAACAGAGGGGCAGTGCCCCCCCCCAGGGACACACAGCCTAGGTTAGCGCCATTCATTCTCACAGTCCACACTCATTTGGTCCACACtcatgagcacctactgtgtgccaagaacCAGCGACCCACAGGCCCTGAAGGAGTTGAGAGTCCTTGGGTCACAGAACATAGGCAAGGGACAATAAAGCAGGTGCAACTCTCCCCAGAAGGAAACTGGGGCTGTGAGAAGTAAATCagcttatccaaagtcacacagctgagtgTGGTAGCAGGGTCCCACCTCGGCCTTGTGGTAGCTGTGTAACCCTCGGCAAAAGTCTTACCAATGTGGACTCTTGGTTTGCTTACCTGTGAAGCAGAGGCTACAACCCCTGCCTCTCAGGGTGCCTTTGAGGAGGCAGAAGGCACAAGGAGGCCTGGCCCAGCACCCCACGTCATCTAAGGGGGCTGGGAGGCCTCTAATGTTCCCAACTGTACCCCGTTGCCCCCCCCCATTATGCGAGTGTCCAGGTGTGGAAACAAAGGGATGCAGTGGCCATTGTTCTCATTGCTAGTTTGTGCAACTAAAGCCAGTCTGGAAACATGCCAGGAGGAGGTCAGTGTCTGTTTACAAGCCCCGCTCAGGGGTGGTGGTTCCTATGGGGAAAGGAACAGGAGTGGTGGAAACTTGGCCCAGCTTGGCAAACAGCAGGTGGGAAAAACAGCACGTCCTCCCCCATGGCTGGGGCAGGAACACAGGGAGTGTAAAGCCAGGCCCAACTACCCCTTTGTCCTTCTGTCCCCTCAGATGTCCTGCGCTTCGACAACACCTACAGCTTTGTCCATGCCAAGAAAGTCAGCTTCACAGTGGAAGTGTTGCTCCCAGACGAGGGCATGCAGAAATACGACGAGGAGCTCACCCCTGTCTAGGCAGCTCCCTCACTTCTCAGAGACCCCTGACCCTCTGCTTGATCTCTGTATATCCtaccctctcccctgcccccgaAACTGTTAGTTCTCCTCTCTGACATTAGTGAGTAGAGAAAGAGCTGCCTTGGAGAACAGTCGTATAATATGGTCAAATCAGGAAAGGTATGAAAGGCACAGCCTTGGAGGATACCAAGgttgcagaagaggaaaaagcaagggTAAAAGCAAGAAGTGGATGTCACTGAAACCCAAGAAGTAGGAAAGTAAATCCCCTAGCCTTTGCCCTCACTTCTCTTAAGGCATTTGTGTGTGCTTGAATCCCCTCCCTATGAGCTACGAGCAACTTGAGTTAGAGctgtatttaaattctttttattaatacttctacgccttatatagtaggtgctcagtgtaTTCTTGTGAAATTAAATGGAGGTAGGAAGCAGGTGATTCATGGGCATACATGATAAGAGCCTGGGCATATTTCAGCACCTTGGACAGGAACAGAGCCAGGGAGGGGATGGTGGACTCTCCTGAAGACTCAATCAGCCCCCAGATTTCTGGCAGTGGCTGACCCCTAGGTAGGAGATGCTTACATAAGGCTCTGACTCAGGGCACACAGCTTCCCCCACCCATCACTCTCACCCTCGTCCCCTTTTCTTGGAACTCTTAGCTGAGGTTTGAAGCAATTACAGGAATCTTCCTGGAAGTAAAGGAAGTCACATCTGATTCTAGCTGCTGCCTGGcgataataattaaaaaaaaaaaatcacagttatCATTCAGTGAGTGCTGTCTATGTACCACACATGGTGCCAAGTGATTTATGACTTtagctcatttcattctcatgCCTCCTCCAAGGCCATTTATCATGGCCATCTTATGAATaaggaaatg
Protein-coding regions in this window:
- the LOC109453400 gene encoding SEC14-like protein 3, which gives rise to MSGRVGDLSPKQAETLAKFRENIQDVLPALPNPDDYFLLRWLRARNFDLQKSEAMLRKYMEFRKTMDIDHILDWQPPEVIQKYMPGGLCGYDRDGCPVWYDIIGPLDPKGLLFSVTKQDLLKTKMRDCERILQECDLQTERLGRKIETIVMIFDCEGLGLKHFWKPLVELYQEFFGLLEENYPETLKSMLIVKATKLFPVGYNLMKPFLSEDTRRKIIVLGNNWKEGLLKLISPEELPAHFGGTMTDPDGNPKCLTKINYGGEIPKSMYVRDQVKTQYEHSVQISRGSSHQVEYEILFPGCVLRWQFASDGADIGFGVFLKTKMGERQRAGEMTEVLSSQRYNAHMVPEDGSLTCSEAGVYVLRFDNTYSFVHAKKVSFTVEVLLPDEGMQKYDEELTPV